The DNA segment GCAGTATGGGAAAAAATCAAAAGGGCTGACGCAATCCTCTGCATGGGTGATTTGGTCGGCTACGGCGCTTCCCCAAACGAGGTCGTTGAGTTCGTGAGGAAAGAAATGGAGAAGAAAACCTTCCTCTGCGTCCGGGGCAACCACGACAACGCGGTGGCGTTTGGTGCTGACTGGGGATTCAATCCCTACGCGAGGGAAGCAGTGAGATGGCACCAGCGGGCTATGAGGGTTGAGAACCTTGAGTTCCTCAGGCGGCTCCCGGTGAGGGGGCTCTTTACTGATGACACAGGGCGGGGCTACCTGTTAATCCACGGTTCGCCAAGGGCGCCCCTCGATGAATACCTCTTCCCCTGGCTCCCGGAGGGTGAATTTCAGGCGGTTTTGGGCTACATAAAACAGGACGACCTCCTCGTCGGCCACACCCACATCCCAATGCTCAAGGTAATCGACGGAAGGAGGATAATCAACCCTGGCGGCGTTGGACAACCGCGCGACGGCGACTGGAGGGCAAGCTACGCTTTAATTGACACCGAAGAAGAGCCGCCGGACAACGTTGAGTTCCATCGCATTGAGTACGATGTTGAAGAAGCGGCCAGAAAGATAATCGAGGCGGGCCTCCCGCGCTTCCTTGCGGAGAGGCTCTTTGAAGGCCTGTGAATATCACTGCGGTGAGACTGGCCTCCTGAGCTTTGACTTCACCGCGAGCTTCGTTGAGTCTATGATTATAACCTCTCCAATGCTTTTGACTGCGCTTACCGGGATGAGCAGAAGCCCTTCATGGTCAGTAACGAACTCACTCGTGTCGAGGTCTTCATCCGGCTCAGCGACGACAACAAGAATGTCTCCTGTTTCCTCGTCAAAGCTGAGGTCATAGACCCAGCCGAGCCGCACACCGGTGTCGGTTATAAGCTCAATGTCCCTAAGCTTTGAAGCCATTATCTTGACCATCTTCGCCACCCCTCAGTTTAATCGTGTAGCCCTTTGGGCACCAACGTATAAAACTTTTTCCAAAGTCAAAGGGAGAAGGGCCGCTAAAAGGTGTAGTAGTCAGGTCCCCCTGCTTTCTTTTTGCTGGTCTGCTTTCTGTTCTCTTCGAAGTTTCTGTAGTACTCGACCATATAGGGCGTTATGCTCGGGCGCACCTTCTTCAGCGCCATCTCAAAGTCCCTCTTCAACACTCTAAGCCTTCCAAGGAACTCCTCGCTCTCCTCCTCGACAACTTCGGCCGGCAGCTCTTCCATGATCCTGTGCATCGCCGTCAGCGCGGCCTCCCTCACGAGAGCCTCGATGTCAGCACCGCTGTAACCTTCAGTCCTCTTGGCCAGTTCCTTGAGGTTAACGTCGTCCGCAAGGGGAACGCGCCTCGTGTGCACTTTGAATATTTCAAGCCTGGCCTTTTCATCTGGAGCAGGAACGAG comes from the Thermococcus sp. genome and includes:
- a CDS encoding PRC-barrel domain-containing protein, which translates into the protein MVKIMASKLRDIELITDTGVRLGWVYDLSFDEETGDILVVVAEPDEDLDTSEFVTDHEGLLLIPVSAVKSIGEVIIIDSTKLAVKSKLRRPVSPQ
- a CDS encoding metallophosphoesterase family protein, which translates into the protein MKIALISDIHSNWEALRAVWEKIKRADAILCMGDLVGYGASPNEVVEFVRKEMEKKTFLCVRGNHDNAVAFGADWGFNPYAREAVRWHQRAMRVENLEFLRRLPVRGLFTDDTGRGYLLIHGSPRAPLDEYLFPWLPEGEFQAVLGYIKQDDLLVGHTHIPMLKVIDGRRIINPGGVGQPRDGDWRASYALIDTEEEPPDNVEFHRIEYDVEEAARKIIEAGLPRFLAERLFEGL